One window of the candidate division WOR-3 bacterium genome contains the following:
- a CDS encoding (2Fe-2S) ferredoxin domain-containing protein produces MKKLKIGDLEKIREKVAKTRVLREGKARARVTVHMGTCGIAAGARDILTTLMEEIEKKKVKDVIVTTSGCAGLCSREPMATVELIDKPPVKYVDLTPEKIKKIFAEHIMKGNVVTEYALAVGSETTH; encoded by the coding sequence ATGAAAAAACTTAAAATCGGTGACCTTGAAAAAATAAGGGAAAAAGTTGCTAAAACAAGGGTTTTAAGGGAAGGTAAGGCGAGGGCGAGGGTTACGGTTCATATGGGAACCTGCGGTATCGCAGCAGGCGCACGCGATATACTTACAACTTTAATGGAAGAAATAGAAAAGAAAAAAGTAAAGGATGTAATTGTTACAACCTCTGGTTGTGCTGGATTATGCAGTAGAGAACCGATGGCAACGGTTGAACTTATTGATAAACCACCAGTTAAGTATGTTGACCTTACACCGGAAAAAATTAAAAAAATATTCGCTGAACATATAATGAAGGGCAATGTTGTTACGGAATACGCCCTTGCGGTAGGAAGTGAAACAACACATTAA